Proteins from a genomic interval of Quercus lobata isolate SW786 chromosome 11, ValleyOak3.0 Primary Assembly, whole genome shotgun sequence:
- the LOC115969118 gene encoding putative disease resistance protein At1g50180 gives MAEAVVSGVVTRIGDLLVQEGKFLAGVSNQVELLQIELKLMQGLLKDADARQNESELVRQWVAEIRDLAYDADDIIATHAHTVGSRKGGGVQKVLERCSRILDEGITVHQVGSKIEDIMTKISNLKTSFQGYGIRESMIKGGGSSSFNESQREQRQTFSHLEHDVVGFDDDLNKLVEFLLKEGENSRVASICGMGGLGKTTLAKMVYNYREVKQHFDCHAWVYISQQCQRRRVWEEILISLLSKDQRNEIQKLKDAEIVEKLRQVQCEKKCLVILDDIWNIEAWNSVREAFLVRSTGSKILLTSRNKQVCLHVDPRSFLCELQCLNEERSWELLDKIAISWREDCVTKTYMEKFGKEMIGYCGGLPLAITVLGGLLAAKQTQEEWEDVLRHIKSYLHVEQNLRVNKVLALSYNDLPCHLKPCFLYLGHFPEDFEIPTKELIRMWMGEGFVSEIQHNRGREDTMDDVGYRYLRELVQRCMVLVGKMGSLGRIKTCRMHDLMRDFCVSKAQEENFLHITNILSLKRREAQNGKVRRLAIILESNDYYITGIKFSEYPYLRSLLYLLPLPYENNWIQSYSDFKESCFKKFKLVRVLHLESFRKRGRKLSKDIGCLIHLRYLSLKNSNINKVSSSIGNLRCLETLDLRIFSKSRVPNVFKYMKQLKHLYLPWSYRVCCKLELGNLSYLQTLVNVKPKTIQIPTWFKFNLLRVLKVRNKKGAQDAIQMLISRCPLIEKLHLYKHLKKLPEAHQFSPNLAKLTLSGTKLEEDPMETLEKLPNLKILCFRHAMEKTSRHTYVGCATFNGKNMVCSERGFPLLQSLLLSNLYELEEWRVEEGAMPSLCRLEIEFCCQLKMVPDGLRFITTLQQLEIKKMSKSFKDRLNEGGPDFDKVKHVPSLVFQRCDY, from the exons ATGGCCGAGGCGGTTGTTTCCGGTGTGGTGACAAGGATTGGTGACTTGCTCGTACAAGAAGGAAAATTCTTGGCCGGGGTGAGTAACCAAGTTGAGCTGCTACAAATTGAGCTCAAACTTATGCAAGGCTTATTAAAGGATGCAGATGCAAGGCAGAATGAGTCAGAGCTTGTAAGGCAGTGGGTTGCTGAAATAAGAGATCTTGCTTATGATGCAGATGATATCATTGCCACTCATGCCCACACAGTTGGATCCCGAAAGGGAGGAGGTGTACAAAAGGTTCTCGAGAGGTGCAGTCGCATCTTGGATGAAGGAATTACAGTGCACCAGGTTGGGTCAAAGATTGAAGATATCATGACAAAAATTTCTAACTTGAAAACAAGTTTTCAAGGCTATGGCATAAGAGAATCTATGATAAAAGGAGGTGGATCCAGTTCTTTTAATGAGAGTCAACGAGAGCAAAGGCAAACATTTTCTCATCTTGAACATGACGTTGTTGGGTTTGACGATGACTTGAATAAATTGGTGGAGTTTTTGCTTAAAGAAGGCGAAAACAGCAGAGTAGCTTCCATATGTGGTATGGGTGGTTTGGGAAAGACCACTCTTGCTAAGATGGTTTATAATTACCGCGAAGTCAAGCAACACTTTGATTGTCATGCTTGGGTATATATTTCACAACAATGTCAAAGAAGGCGTGTTTGGGAAGAAATTTTGATTAGCCTTCTGTCTAAAGATCAAAGGAATGAAATTCAAAAGTTGAAGGATGCAGAGATTGTTGAGAAACTTCGTCAAGTTCAATGCGAGAAAAAGTGTTTGGTGATTTTAGACGATATTTGGAACATTGAGGCCTGGAACAGTGTACGGGAAGCCTTCCTAGTGAGGAGTACTGGTAGCAAAATATTGCTTACCTCTCGTAATAAACAAGTGTGTTTGCATGTAGACCCCAGAAGTTTCCTTTGTGAATTGCAATGTCTAAATGAAGAACGGAGTTGGGAATTACTTGACAAGATAGCAATATCTTGGAGAGAAG ATTGTGTGACAAAAACTTACATGGAGAAGTTTGGAAAGGAAATGATTGGATATTGTGGGGGTTTGCCATTGGCCATCACTGTACTTGGAGGTCTTTTAGCAGCAAAGCAAACACAGGAAGAATGGGAGGATGTGCTTAGACATATCAAATCATACCTTCATGTAGAACAAAACTTAAGAGTCAACAAAGTTTTAGCTTTAAGCTATAATGATTTACCTTGTCACTTGAAACCATGCTTTCTATATTTAGGTCATTTTCCAGAGGATTTTGAGATACCGACGAAAGAATTGATTCGGATGTGGATGGGAGAAGGTTTTGTATCGGAAATTCAGCACAATAGAGGAAGAGAGGATACAATGGATGATGTGGGATACCGATATTTAAGGGAGCTAGTGCAAAGATGCATGGTTTTGGTGGGGAAAATGGGCTCACTTGGAAGGATTAAAACTTGTCGAATGCATGATCTTATGCGAGACTTTTGTGTATCAAAGGCCCAAGAGGAAAATTTTCTCCATATTACCAATATTCTTTCCTTGAAACGGCGTGAAGCGCAAAACGGTAAGGTTCGAAGACTTGCTATCATTTTGGAATCAAATGATTATTACATCACAGGAATTAAATTCAGTGAATATCCATACCTTAGGTCTCTTCTCTACCTTCTGCCTCTACCTTATGAAAATAATTGGATTCAAAGTTATTCTGATTTTAAAGAATCATGTTTCAAGAAATTCAAGTTGGTTAGAGTCTTACATCTGGAAAGTTTTCGAAAACGCGGCCGCAAATTATCTAAAGACATTGGATGTCTCATCCACTTGAGATatttatctctcaaaaataGCAATATAAATAAGGTGTCATCATCTATTGGCAATTTGAGGTGCCTGGAGACACTAGATTTGCGGATCTTCTCCAAATCGAGAGTGCCAAATGTGTTCAAGTATATGAAACAATTGAAACATCTTTATTTACCTTGGAGTTATAGGGTATGTTGTAAGTTGGAATTGGGTAATCTTAGTTATTTGCAAACATTGGTGAATGTTAAGCCCAAAACCATCCAAATTCCCACATGGTTCAAATTCAACCTTCTTCGGGTTCTTAAAGTGAGGAATAAAAAAGGAGCCCAAGATGCAATACAAATGCTAATATCAAGGTGTCCACTTATAGAAAAGCTACATCTATATAAACATTTAAAGAAGCTTCCAGAAGCTCACCAATTCTCTCCAAATCTAGCCAAGTTGACTTTATCAGGGACTAAACTTGAGGAAGACCCAATGGAAACGTTAGAGAAGTTACCCAACTTAAAAATCCTCTGCTTCCGTCATGCGATGGAGAAGACATCTAGACACACATACGTTGGATGTGCAACCTTTAATGGGAAGAATATGGTTTGTTCTGAAAGAGGATTTCCTCTGCTTCAATCTCTTCTCCTTTCTAACTTGTACGAATTAGAGGAGTGGAGGGTGGAGGAAGGAGCCATGCCCAGTCTCTGCCGTTTGGAAATTGAATTTTGCTGTCAATTGAAGATGGTACCTGATGGATTGAGGTTCATCACAACCCTCCAGCAATTGGAGATCAAAAAAATGTCAAAGTCATTCAAAGACAGGCTTAACGAAGGAGGACCAGATTTTGACAAAGTCAAACATGTGCCTTCCCTTGTATTTCAAAGATGTGACTACTGA